Proteins found in one Salvelinus namaycush isolate Seneca unplaced genomic scaffold, SaNama_1.0 Scaffold1683, whole genome shotgun sequence genomic segment:
- the LOC120037296 gene encoding protein LRATD2-like — protein MGNQVDKIKLSHQSYAEVPTVDPNGLDTEEGPRIGVSYIFSTDDEEQEGENSNVDGADKEHHTGTEHKHYDKSNEVECAVYHRGECIYEKSVKTAGMETYSPEILLNKCKAGDLVEFVTTGQYPHWAVYVGDFQVVHLHRAEIKNSFLTEASQGRRCRVVNELYKFKALSAEMVVQNAMEQVGGKDGELSWRNSECFAAWCRFGKREFKMGGEIRIGKQPYRLKILMSDKQSHMLEFQCLEDLIMEKRRSDQVGRTSVVQELANHLNSVGEIKSGDPLSDPITAQTAQ, from the coding sequence ATGGGCAACCAGGTGGATAAAATTAAACTGTCACATCAAAGTTACGCAGAAGTTCCCACAGTGGACCCCAACGGGCTGGACACTGAGGAGGGTCCTCGGATCGGAGTGTCTTATATTTTCTCAACAGATGACGAGGAACAGGAGGGGGAAAACAGTAACGTAGACGGAGCGGATAAAGAGCACCACACTGGTACGGAACATAAACACTACGACAAGAGCAACGAGGTGGAGTGCGCCGTTTACCACCGGGGAGAATGTATTTACGAGAAGAGCGTCAAGACCGCGGGCATGGAAACCTACTCCCCCGAGATCTTACTAAACAAATGCAAGGCAGGTGACCTGGTGGAGTTTGTAACAACGGGGCAGTACCCCCACTGGGCGGTGTATGTCGGTGACTTCCAGGTGGTGCACCTGCACAGAGCAGAGATAAAGAACAGCTTTCTGACAGAAGCCAGCCAGGGAAGGAGATGTAGGGTagtcaacgagctgtataaattCAAAGCCCTCAGCGCCGAGATGGTGGTTCAGAACGCTATGGAACAGGTAGGAGGTAAAGACGGAGAGTTGAGCTGGAGAAATTCGGAGTGTTTTGCCGCTTGGTGCAGGTTTGGCAAACGGGAGTTCAAAATGGGTGGGGAGATCCGGATAGGAAAACAGCCATACAGGTTAAAGATCCTGATGTCTGATAAACAGTCTCACATGCTTGAGTTTCAGTGTTTGGAGGACTTGAtcatggagaagaggagaagcgACCAGGTGGGAAGGACATCAGTGGTCCAGGAACTGGCCAATCATTTGAACAGTGTCGGGGAGATCAAAAGTGGTGATCCACTCAGTGATCCAATAACAGCACAGACTGCACAGTGA